One genomic segment of bacterium includes these proteins:
- a CDS encoding major capsid protein produces the protein MPIPTIADYPQLRPQVLQKVIESAPAPTFIGSELLPDEPDFTDTFTWEVLDRGRQRAGLVPRDGEARIVPFVPQEVKTAPSAFIKAKMLLVESILEYLRYPGTYAAAAEKQVAEAVLKLNRQVDIEKEWLIMTALSTGAITYTETGGYSFSVDYGVPNSNKPTASPLWSSTSTADVIGNVLAWKQIIAENGGTNIVGLCNSTVFGYMIQNAAIRQLLQGNIINPTDPSIFATILGLQKLYVYDAVYTDLDGSTTAKFLPNDKFILLALGEAGDRFGGFRQAPSLYNNHKPGRFVYTSQTDDPAGIWVIVGEYGLPVIYHPNWLVIADVA, from the coding sequence ATGCCTATTCCTACCATAGCTGATTATCCCCAACTGAGACCGCAGGTTCTCCAGAAGGTCATAGAATCCGCCCCCGCGCCAACGTTCATTGGCTCGGAGCTCCTACCTGATGAGCCGGATTTCACGGATACTTTCACTTGGGAGGTCTTGGATAGGGGAAGGCAAAGGGCAGGGCTTGTCCCTCGTGATGGGGAAGCAAGGATAGTCCCATTCGTTCCCCAAGAGGTCAAGACCGCTCCCTCCGCCTTTATAAAAGCCAAGATGCTCCTCGTGGAAAGTATCTTGGAGTATCTGCGCTACCCGGGAACTTACGCCGCCGCCGCCGAGAAGCAGGTAGCTGAGGCAGTTTTAAAGCTCAATCGCCAGGTTGACATAGAGAAGGAATGGCTCATAATGACCGCTCTCTCCACGGGGGCGATCACTTATACCGAAACGGGGGGCTATTCCTTCTCGGTTGACTACGGCGTCCCCAACTCCAATAAGCCGACGGCATCACCACTGTGGAGCTCAACATCCACAGCTGATGTCATCGGCAATGTCCTTGCTTGGAAGCAGATAATCGCTGAGAACGGGGGCACGAACATCGTTGGGCTCTGCAACTCCACGGTCTTCGGCTATATGATACAGAACGCGGCGATAAGGCAGCTTCTACAGGGCAACATCATCAACCCCACCGATCCCTCCATATTCGCCACCATCCTCGGGCTTCAGAAACTCTATGTTTACGACGCCGTTTACACCGATTTGGACGGCTCAACGACGGCGAAATTCCTTCCCAATGACAAATTTATCCTTCTGGCATTAGGGGAGGCTGGCGACCGCTTCGGCGGGTTCCGGCAGGCACCGAGCCTTTACAACAATCACAAGCCCGGCAGGTTCGTTTACACCTCCCAGACGGACGACCCTGCTGGAATATGGGTGATAGTTGGCGAGTATGGATTGCCTGTCATCTACCATCCTAACTGGCTTGTGATCGCCGACGTTGCGTGA
- a CDS encoding peptidylprolyl isomerase, with amino-acid sequence MRKLCLVGMILLIAIICCGQEVVATVDGVKITKEEFLERLKKWAGEAVLMGMIDDILVEREAQKEGVGATDDEVKMRVEIFRRLNVPPGVDFQQDLINNGTTLARIRDTFRLGILVEKIIAKRENITVSEDEIKEEFKKISKERRVRFILTKSEEDAIALQQKFNEGSFSFSELAKRYSQDQESREKGGDLGWVRKGMLPPYFEDVVFKLKIGKVSEPIWTRYGFYFFMVEEEREGKLTPEIRAELQQTILSAKIGLRRFQFIDELRQKAKIEINKSLTE; translated from the coding sequence TTGAGGAAGCTTTGCCTTGTCGGAATGATTTTGCTTATAGCGATCATCTGTTGTGGACAAGAGGTTGTCGCAACTGTTGATGGTGTCAAGATTACGAAGGAGGAATTTCTAGAAAGGCTGAAAAAATGGGCGGGGGAAGCGGTCTTAATGGGGATGATAGATGACATATTGGTGGAGCGTGAAGCTCAGAAAGAAGGGGTAGGTGCTACGGATGATGAGGTGAAGATGAGAGTAGAGATTTTCCGCCGCCTCAATGTCCCTCCTGGTGTAGATTTCCAGCAAGACCTCATTAATAATGGCACTACCCTTGCCAGAATTAGGGATACATTTCGCTTAGGTATCCTCGTAGAGAAGATTATAGCGAAGAGGGAGAATATCACGGTTAGCGAAGACGAAATTAAGGAGGAGTTCAAGAAGATTTCAAAGGAGCGAAGAGTGAGGTTCATCCTAACAAAGAGCGAGGAGGACGCGATTGCTCTTCAACAAAAATTTAACGAAGGTTCCTTCAGCTTCAGCGAGCTGGCGAAGCGATATTCCCAGGACCAAGAAAGTAGAGAAAAGGGCGGGGATTTAGGATGGGTAAGGAAGGGCATGCTCCCGCCTTATTTTGAGGATGTTGTCTTCAAGCTCAAAATCGGCAAGGTCTCTGAACCGATATGGACGAGATATGGCTTTTACTTCTTTATGGTGGAAGAGGAAAGGGAAGGGAAACTAACACCCGAGATACGAGCGGAGCTTCAGCAGACGATATTATCAGCAAAGATAGGTTTGAGGAGATTTCAATTTATTGATGAACTGCGCCAAAAGGCGAAAATAGAGATAAACAAATCGCTAACGGAATGA
- a CDS encoding polysaccharide biosynthesis tyrosine autokinase, whose translation MEEREEALELRDYIEIAFRRLPVMLLVFGIVMFLVVGYTITRQKVYQAIAKVRVKTQQPGSSSLISPLQTIFAYPSASLDTYLQLATSRPYLEEAVKYIRDNSRGEVDITVDEMENLTRTGNIKLEVPKGSEIILIKANSTSPEKAMWIVNGIAHALVYKNQEEGRKEAVATRKFIEEQLYGDTKEGKKGLYQRLLEAEKKLREFKEKEGIFSLEEDTKKKVERLANLQSDLEQTEASINTYKASVDYLKEQLKKEGETRLASWTLGESPTLIALRQQLVELEVKLLGLQQKYADNHPEVIATKKQIEEINGRIEREAQKTTLQENVQPNPLRDNLLMAQVDLLKAEAKREALRRLVSELESELSRLPEKEMQFVNLQRDVQVAETLYTTLQQRLQEARIAEATTFGNVTAEEMATLPKYPIYPKKGLNYALGFILALSLAVLSGALAEYFDDAIKSPADLERRCRLTPLAIIPRFENNATRLVILESHRSHASEAFRTLRSSLKFAGLGKPLKAILITSPEPSEGKSTVSANLAVAFAQAGQKTLILDADLRRPRVHEIFGLDREVGLTNLLVGEADTEEAVKPTEIDNLYAITCGPIPPNPAELLESERMREVLEELKQKFDIVIIDSPLVMGMADAVILSSICDGALIVARYNSTSRSALNQARKMLENVKANILGAVLNEMDVRRARYGGYYYYYYYYYYEEGGEKRKRRARH comes from the coding sequence TTGGAAGAAAGAGAAGAAGCATTGGAATTAAGAGACTATATTGAGATAGCTTTTAGACGCCTTCCTGTTATGCTCTTGGTTTTTGGTATCGTAATGTTTTTGGTAGTCGGTTATACGATTACCAGGCAGAAAGTTTATCAAGCTATAGCTAAGGTAAGAGTGAAAACACAACAACCGGGGAGTTCTTCCCTCATATCCCCCCTCCAAACGATTTTCGCTTACCCCTCTGCTTCTCTTGATACTTATCTGCAATTAGCCACCAGCCGTCCTTACCTTGAGGAAGCTGTTAAATATATCAGAGACAATAGCAGGGGAGAAGTGGATATCACTGTTGACGAGATGGAAAACCTCACTCGCACTGGAAATATAAAGTTAGAGGTTCCGAAGGGAAGCGAGATAATCCTTATAAAAGCAAACAGCACTTCTCCTGAAAAAGCTATGTGGATTGTTAATGGGATTGCTCATGCTTTGGTGTATAAGAATCAAGAAGAAGGAAGAAAGGAAGCCGTTGCTACTCGCAAATTTATTGAGGAGCAGCTATATGGTGATACAAAGGAAGGGAAAAAGGGGTTATATCAAAGGCTATTAGAGGCTGAGAAGAAGTTGAGAGAATTCAAAGAAAAAGAAGGAATCTTCTCCCTTGAGGAGGATACGAAGAAAAAGGTGGAAAGATTGGCAAACCTCCAAAGTGATTTAGAGCAAACGGAAGCCTCTATAAACACTTATAAGGCGAGCGTTGATTACCTCAAGGAACAATTGAAAAAAGAAGGAGAAACACGATTGGCAAGCTGGACATTGGGTGAAAGCCCAACCCTCATCGCCCTACGCCAACAGCTCGTGGAGTTAGAAGTGAAGCTTTTAGGACTTCAGCAAAAATATGCAGATAACCACCCAGAGGTCATAGCAACCAAGAAACAGATAGAAGAAATAAATGGAAGAATAGAGAGAGAAGCCCAAAAAACAACTCTTCAGGAGAATGTCCAACCCAATCCTCTAAGGGACAACTTGCTTATGGCACAAGTTGATTTGCTTAAAGCGGAAGCTAAAAGGGAAGCCCTGAGAAGATTGGTATCGGAATTGGAGAGCGAGCTCTCCCGTCTTCCTGAGAAAGAAATGCAATTTGTCAATCTTCAAAGGGATGTCCAAGTTGCTGAAACCCTCTATACAACTCTCCAGCAGAGGCTACAGGAAGCTAGAATAGCAGAGGCAACAACGTTTGGCAATGTAACTGCCGAGGAAATGGCAACTTTACCAAAATATCCGATATACCCCAAAAAAGGGTTAAATTATGCACTTGGGTTTATCCTCGCCTTATCGCTTGCTGTGTTGAGTGGAGCTCTCGCGGAGTATTTTGACGATGCAATTAAGTCTCCAGCCGATTTGGAAAGAAGATGCAGGCTAACACCTCTCGCCATTATACCGCGCTTTGAAAACAATGCTACTCGCCTCGTTATCCTTGAAAGCCATCGCTCCCACGCATCGGAAGCTTTCCGCACTCTTCGTTCAAGCCTCAAATTTGCCGGCTTGGGAAAACCGTTAAAGGCAATCCTTATTACCTCCCCTGAGCCTTCAGAAGGTAAAAGCACGGTATCCGCAAATTTAGCAGTAGCCTTCGCCCAAGCTGGACAAAAGACCTTGATCTTAGATGCCGACCTACGCCGACCAAGGGTTCACGAAATCTTCGGCTTGGATAGAGAAGTTGGTTTGACCAACCTTCTCGTGGGAGAAGCCGACACGGAGGAAGCCGTAAAGCCAACTGAAATAGATAACCTATATGCAATAACCTGCGGTCCCATTCCTCCCAATCCCGCTGAGCTCCTGGAATCAGAGCGAATGAGGGAGGTATTAGAGGAATTGAAACAAAAATTTGATATCGTAATCATTGATTCTCCCTTGGTTATGGGAATGGCTGATGCCGTGATTCTCTCATCCATTTGCGATGGAGCGCTTATCGTCGCCCGGTATAATTCCACAAGTAGGAGCGCCCTCAATCAAGCAAGAAAGATGCTGGAAAATGTCAAGGCAAATATATTGGGCGCTGTCCTCAACGAAATGGATGTCAGAAGAGCTAGATACGGCGGATATTACTATTATTACTACTATTATTACTACGAAGAGGGAGGAGAAAAAAGAAAAAGGAGAGCAAGACACTAA
- a CDS encoding replication-associated recombination protein A has product MSLFREAKPDIEEPLAARMRPRNLEEFVGQEHLLGEGRLLRKAIEEDKIGSMIFYGPPGCGKSTLALIIAKLTKAHFEQFSATSSTVADIRKAGEMARKRKAMGQKTILFVDEIHRFNKAQQDAFLPYVEEGSLILIGSTTENPYFTINSPLLSRMKVLTFNPLSDEDLRKILKRALEDERGLKNYNLVIDEAAEEHLIRFAEGDARNLLNSLELAALITPPDEKGIRHIGIREAEEASQKRALLYDREGDEHYQVISAYIKSIRGSDPDAAVYWLARMLYAGEDPRFIARRLVIAAAEDIGNADPLALLVATAAAQAVELIGMPEAQIPLAQATIYLATAPKSNSAYLAISRAMNEVAEGRNPPVPLHLRNPSYWGAKKMGYGKDYKYPHSYEGHFVVQDYLPKELLGKVFYEPTEEGEEKKIKERLEKWRKLIRLARERTSK; this is encoded by the coding sequence ATGAGCCTCTTCCGGGAGGCGAAGCCTGACATAGAGGAACCTCTTGCTGCGAGAATGCGTCCGAGAAATCTGGAGGAATTCGTGGGACAGGAGCATCTATTGGGGGAGGGCAGGCTTCTTAGGAAGGCGATAGAGGAAGACAAAATAGGTTCAATGATTTTTTATGGTCCACCGGGCTGCGGTAAATCCACCCTTGCCTTGATAATAGCTAAACTCACAAAAGCCCATTTTGAGCAATTTAGCGCGACCTCCTCCACGGTTGCGGATATCAGGAAAGCTGGAGAGATGGCAAGAAAAAGGAAAGCGATGGGACAAAAGACGATTTTATTTGTTGATGAAATCCATAGGTTCAACAAGGCTCAGCAGGATGCTTTCCTTCCATATGTGGAGGAAGGGAGCCTTATCTTGATAGGTTCAACTACGGAGAATCCCTATTTCACGATCAATTCTCCCCTGCTTTCCAGGATGAAGGTGCTAACATTCAATCCTCTTTCTGATGAGGATTTGAGGAAGATATTGAAGCGGGCTTTGGAGGATGAGAGGGGATTGAAAAATTATAATTTGGTGATAGATGAGGCGGCAGAGGAACATTTAATTCGCTTTGCAGAAGGTGACGCGAGGAATCTCTTGAACTCTCTTGAGCTTGCGGCGCTCATAACCCCTCCCGACGAGAAGGGGATAAGGCATATCGGAATAAGGGAAGCTGAGGAAGCTTCTCAAAAGAGGGCGCTACTGTATGACAGAGAGGGAGACGAACATTATCAGGTGATATCGGCATATATAAAGAGCATAAGGGGTTCTGACCCGGATGCGGCGGTTTACTGGCTTGCACGGATGCTATATGCTGGGGAGGACCCTCGTTTCATTGCTCGCAGGTTAGTGATAGCGGCTGCCGAGGATATAGGGAATGCTGACCCCCTCGCCCTTCTCGTAGCTACTGCCGCTGCCCAGGCGGTGGAACTCATAGGGATGCCTGAGGCACAGATACCCCTTGCCCAGGCAACCATTTATTTGGCAACTGCGCCTAAAAGCAATTCCGCGTATCTGGCAATCAGCAGAGCTATGAACGAAGTGGCGGAGGGGAGAAATCCACCAGTTCCCCTTCATCTGCGAAATCCTTCCTATTGGGGAGCGAAAAAGATGGGTTATGGCAAGGACTACAAATATCCTCATTCTTATGAGGGACATTTCGTTGTGCAGGATTACCTTCCCAAAGAGCTTTTGGGAAAGGTGTTTTATGAACCAACAGAGGAAGGGGAGGAAAAGAAGATAAAGGAAAGGCTGGAGAAATGGAGAAAGCTGATACGCTTGGCGAGGGAAAGAACTTCCAAATAA
- a CDS encoding DUF1320 family protein: MAWITEADIKPFIHDWDSYGFTLDQIQGAIENAEARIKDRLAPYFTLPADDETPPAGLKSLIAQYAAYLLMRARRVALTETEEAWVRELGEEVETMLDDIVEGKRVIKGLVRHALEGGEEPSQLHDLVDPLIKVRSKPESG, from the coding sequence ATGGCATGGATAACCGAAGCCGATATCAAGCCTTTCATTCACGACTGGGATAGCTACGGCTTCACGCTTGACCAGATACAGGGCGCGATAGAGAACGCTGAAGCGAGGATTAAAGACCGTCTCGCCCCCTATTTTACCCTCCCGGCTGATGATGAGACACCTCCTGCTGGCTTGAAATCCCTTATTGCTCAATACGCCGCTTACCTTTTGATGAGGGCACGCAGAGTGGCGTTGACGGAAACAGAGGAGGCATGGGTTAGGGAATTGGGAGAGGAAGTTGAAACTATGCTTGACGATATAGTGGAGGGGAAGCGAGTGATCAAGGGCTTGGTGAGGCACGCCCTTGAGGGCGGGGAGGAGCCATCCCAACTCCACGACCTCGTCGACCCCCTTATTAAGGTTAGAAGTAAACCAGAGAGTGGTTGA
- the tsaE gene encoding tRNA (adenosine(37)-N6)-threonylcarbamoyltransferase complex ATPase subunit type 1 TsaE: protein MEKADTLGEGKNFQIISESPQFTHLIGKILGANAKIGDVFCLEGELGSGKTCLIGGIAEGLEVEDGIFSPSFIIVAPHRGKIPLFHIDLYRLEEEDIQELGLEEYIYGNGVCAIEWADKAKKVIPPSHLWIKIEYHNKGRLINFLPKGERYIELLRELMKIVGYRS, encoded by the coding sequence ATGGAGAAAGCTGATACGCTTGGCGAGGGAAAGAACTTCCAAATAATAAGCGAATCGCCCCAATTCACCCATCTTATAGGAAAAATTTTGGGGGCTAACGCAAAAATTGGGGATGTTTTTTGCCTTGAGGGTGAATTGGGAAGCGGTAAGACCTGTCTCATCGGGGGTATAGCAGAGGGTTTGGAAGTGGAGGACGGGATTTTCAGTCCCTCTTTCATAATTGTTGCTCCCCATAGAGGGAAAATTCCCCTGTTTCATATCGACCTCTACCGCCTTGAAGAAGAGGATATACAAGAGCTTGGGTTGGAGGAATATATTTATGGTAATGGAGTGTGCGCTATAGAGTGGGCGGATAAGGCAAAGAAAGTTATACCGCCTTCTCATCTTTGGATAAAGATTGAGTATCATAATAAAGGACGCCTCATAAACTTTCTTCCAAAAGGCGAAAGATACATTGAACTTTTGAGGGAGTTGATGAAGATTGTTGGTTATAGGAGTTGA
- a CDS encoding SufD family Fe-S cluster assembly protein, whose translation MREMQRIMKELNEKAERAKNKPAPFGPDIDLSSFFLPPQREEVDSLEKLDSEFRDRALEVGVDAREEGRAGTYFQADRAPIYKKVQDFYKGQIEIMSTEEALRKYDWLIDYWWKAVPVDADKYTATAQLLQTNGYFIRAFKGQKVKTPVQACLFIAEDKAMQNVHNVVIVEEGAELNILTGCTISPRVKEGIHIGISEFYVKRNATLVFTMIHNWGEEFHVRPRTVTILEEGATFVSNYILLRPVKSLQAYPTAILQGEGARATLNSIVYGSGKSIIDMGSRIIFSAPKTMGESIARSIGADESRLYMRGQLVGKANETKGHLDCRGILLSSKAVIEAIPELIADEAPLSDLSHEAAIGPIAEEAVEYLMTRGLSKEEAISIITRGFLTLQMPGLPKLLEREIDKALRLTSAEAL comes from the coding sequence ATGCGCGAGATGCAGAGGATTATGAAGGAACTAAACGAGAAAGCGGAAAGAGCAAAAAATAAACCCGCTCCTTTCGGTCCCGACATAGATTTAAGCTCTTTCTTTCTCCCTCCCCAAAGGGAGGAAGTTGATTCCCTTGAGAAATTGGACAGTGAATTTAGGGATAGGGCGCTGGAAGTGGGAGTAGATGCGAGGGAAGAAGGAAGAGCGGGGACCTATTTTCAGGCAGACCGTGCTCCAATTTATAAGAAAGTTCAGGATTTTTACAAAGGTCAAATTGAGATAATGAGCACGGAGGAAGCGCTGAGGAAGTATGATTGGCTGATTGATTATTGGTGGAAAGCGGTTCCAGTTGATGCGGATAAATACACAGCTACCGCCCAGCTTTTGCAAACCAATGGCTATTTCATTAGGGCTTTTAAGGGGCAAAAGGTAAAGACACCAGTCCAAGCTTGCCTATTTATAGCCGAGGACAAAGCGATGCAAAATGTTCATAATGTCGTGATTGTTGAGGAAGGAGCGGAGCTAAACATCCTCACAGGCTGCACGATAAGCCCGAGAGTTAAAGAAGGCATCCACATAGGAATCTCGGAATTTTATGTCAAACGCAATGCCACTCTGGTATTCACGATGATACACAACTGGGGTGAGGAATTCCATGTTCGCCCCCGAACCGTTACAATTCTGGAGGAAGGCGCGACATTTGTCAGCAATTACATACTTCTGCGTCCCGTTAAATCCCTTCAGGCGTATCCAACTGCGATTCTCCAAGGGGAAGGAGCGAGGGCAACGCTTAATTCCATCGTCTACGGTTCGGGTAAATCCATCATTGATATGGGTAGCAGGATAATCTTCTCCGCACCTAAGACAATGGGTGAATCAATTGCCAGGAGCATAGGCGCAGATGAGTCAAGGCTATATATGAGAGGGCAGTTGGTAGGGAAAGCAAACGAGACAAAGGGACACCTTGATTGTCGGGGAATTTTACTATCTTCCAAGGCTGTCATAGAAGCTATACCAGAGCTAATTGCTGACGAAGCCCCATTAAGCGACCTCTCCCATGAAGCAGCAATTGGCCCGATAGCCGAGGAGGCGGTTGAGTATCTCATGACGAGAGGTCTGAGCAAGGAAGAAGCAATCTCCATTATAACAAGGGGATTCCTCACCCTTCAGATGCCCGGGCTCCCCAAACTACTGGAGAGGGAAATAGATAAGGCCTTGCGATTGACCTCCGCTGAGGCTCTCTGA
- the rimI gene encoding ribosomal protein S18-alanine N-acetyltransferase, with product MVKAVEVNIERMRFGHIRQVTEIERRSFTNTWPFGAFFSELFNRRAYYVVATINEKVVGFAGMWVVDEEAHITTIAVDPDWRGRKIGERLLLHLLQEARRRGAEYAILEVRVSNLIAQNLYHKYNFKIAYTRKGYYSDNNEDAFVMRLDNLQSKDVGLMLENFAKKLAEMKESGP from the coding sequence ATGGTTAAAGCAGTTGAAGTGAATATTGAGAGAATGCGTTTCGGTCATATAAGGCAGGTGACCGAGATAGAACGGCGCTCCTTCACGAATACATGGCCATTCGGAGCCTTTTTCAGCGAGTTATTCAATAGGAGGGCTTATTATGTAGTGGCAACGATAAATGAAAAGGTCGTCGGCTTCGCTGGCATGTGGGTTGTTGATGAGGAGGCGCATATAACTACTATAGCTGTAGACCCGGATTGGCGAGGCAGAAAGATCGGGGAAAGGCTCCTCCTTCATCTCCTTCAAGAAGCAAGGAGAAGGGGCGCTGAATATGCCATATTGGAAGTAAGGGTTAGCAATCTCATCGCTCAGAATCTTTATCACAAGTATAATTTCAAGATAGCCTATACGAGGAAGGGTTATTACAGCGATAATAACGAAGATGCATTTGTTATGCGTCTGGATAATTTACAAAGTAAGGATGTAGGATTGATGCTGGAAAACTTCGCGAAGAAATTGGCGGAAATGAAGGAGTCAGGTCCTTAA
- a CDS encoding GHMP kinase, which yields MKLICRAPVRVDFAGGFTDVEPYCTERGGAVVNATIGLYSYVSLNIRDGENLRIVSLDYGLSEEAKSIREMEYGGNLDLLKAGLKKMGINWGGEVKAWCDAPPGSGLGASAATAVCLLYAIDRLRSGKMRRERIAELAHLIEKEELGIWGGRQDQYASALGGFLFMEFKEKVEWERVKVSDEFVKDLERRLVLCFSGRSRLSGRIIYEVMGRYAEVLKLLDEMKEIAYAMKEAIIKGDIETVGKLMSENWERQKRLAAGISDPEIDRIFQIAKEEGAIGGKAMGAGGGGCILFLAEDGKVRKLKDKLKQGGIKVLPLKFVSKGVEIFKKGNQVFWQNSIS from the coding sequence ATGAAGCTAATATGCAGAGCACCTGTTAGAGTTGACTTCGCCGGCGGTTTTACAGATGTTGAACCTTATTGCACTGAAAGAGGAGGAGCGGTTGTTAATGCAACTATAGGGCTTTATTCCTATGTTTCCCTTAATATCAGAGATGGAGAAAATTTGCGAATCGTTTCCCTGGATTACGGTCTTAGTGAGGAAGCGAAATCAATTCGGGAGATGGAATATGGAGGAAACCTTGATTTACTGAAAGCTGGGCTGAAAAAAATGGGGATAAATTGGGGAGGTGAAGTAAAAGCCTGGTGTGATGCTCCTCCGGGTTCCGGATTGGGTGCTTCGGCGGCAACAGCGGTTTGCCTCCTCTATGCGATAGATAGATTGAGGAGCGGGAAAATGAGGAGAGAGAGGATAGCGGAACTAGCCCATCTCATAGAAAAGGAAGAGCTCGGTATTTGGGGAGGAAGGCAGGACCAATATGCTTCAGCTTTGGGAGGTTTCCTTTTCATGGAGTTCAAAGAAAAGGTTGAATGGGAAAGGGTGAAGGTAAGCGATGAATTTGTGAAGGATTTGGAGAGAAGGCTTGTTCTTTGTTTTTCAGGACGTTCTCGTCTATCCGGGAGAATAATATACGAAGTCATGGGTAGATATGCGGAAGTTTTGAAATTATTGGATGAAATGAAGGAAATAGCTTACGCTATGAAAGAGGCAATTATAAAGGGCGATATTGAAACTGTGGGCAAGCTGATGAGCGAGAATTGGGAGAGACAAAAAAGGCTAGCTGCGGGGATAAGCGACCCAGAAATTGATAGGATTTTTCAGATAGCTAAGGAGGAAGGAGCAATCGGAGGGAAAGCGATGGGCGCGGGAGGTGGAGGTTGTATTTTGTTTTTAGCAGAGGACGGTAAAGTGAGAAAATTAAAAGATAAGTTAAAACAAGGAGGCATAAAAGTTCTTCCCTTAAAATTTGTGAGCAAAGGAGTAGAAATTTTCAAAAAGGGAAATCAGGTCTTTTGGCAAAACTCAATATCTTGA
- a CDS encoding head decoration protein, whose amino-acid sequence MATFLASGHGLDARIPITIASGYKLTAGTVLGKITASGKYGPYDDTATDGRETAVGILAEDVDATNSDVGTWMIVHGVVKESALTGLDANAKADLKGQIIFI is encoded by the coding sequence ATGGCAACCTTTTTGGCAAGCGGGCACGGGCTTGATGCCAGAATACCCATCACCATCGCCAGCGGATATAAACTTACCGCTGGGACGGTGCTGGGCAAGATAACCGCGTCTGGGAAATACGGACCTTATGACGACACTGCAACGGACGGACGAGAGACCGCTGTGGGCATTCTCGCAGAGGATGTGGACGCCACCAACTCCGATGTCGGCACTTGGATGATCGTTCACGGAGTGGTGAAGGAGTCCGCGCTCACGGGGCTTGATGCCAACGCTAAGGCAGACCTCAAAGGGCAGATAATATTCATTTGA
- the tsaB gene encoding tRNA (adenosine(37)-N6)-threonylcarbamoyltransferase complex dimerization subunit type 1 TsaB: MLVIGVDTSFSYISLGLADEDGIKGEMNLWGEINTAFNLFPSLRTFLDLQGLDLKKIDGFAVGIGPGSFTGLRIALTLCKTLSYFTGKPVKGVSSLLALSYPLPNDRIKAVAVPAYGGEVYAGVYRDKSPLFSDMICSLSNLLSILEEIREPVYFAYHPSLQVDSFPHNIIPVELLFPPRGGIIAQLGREFLIKGESDNPLTLEPNYLRPSQAERRLYG; this comes from the coding sequence TTGTTGGTTATAGGAGTTGACACCTCTTTCTCCTATATAAGTTTAGGGCTGGCTGATGAGGACGGAATAAAGGGCGAAATGAACTTGTGGGGAGAGATTAACACAGCCTTCAATCTCTTCCCATCCTTAAGAACTTTCCTTGATTTACAGGGATTAGACTTGAAGAAAATAGATGGTTTCGCAGTTGGGATTGGTCCGGGTTCCTTTACGGGGTTGAGAATTGCCCTAACGCTTTGCAAAACTCTTTCCTATTTTACAGGTAAGCCGGTTAAGGGAGTTTCCTCTCTCCTTGCACTATCCTATCCTTTGCCAAATGACAGGATAAAAGCGGTTGCTGTTCCCGCTTATGGAGGGGAGGTTTACGCTGGTGTGTATCGGGATAAATCCCCTCTTTTTTCTGATATGATTTGTTCGCTGTCAAATTTGCTTTCAATTTTGGAGGAAATCAGAGAACCTGTTTATTTTGCCTATCATCCCTCTCTGCAAGTTGATTCCTTTCCTCATAATATTATTCCAGTAGAGCTTCTCTTCCCGCCTCGCGGAGGAATAATCGCCCAGTTGGGAAGGGAATTCTTGATTAAAGGTGAATCTGATAATCCACTAACATTGGAACCAAATTATCTCAGACCATCGCAAGCGGAAAGGAGATTATATGGTTAA